Within Cyanobium sp. AMD-g, the genomic segment ATCCACCAAGGCTTCGATTGTTTTGCCAGTCCCACGATCTCATGGCTCCCTGACACAACCAATGACATCAGACGAATGCGGTTGCAAGGATTCTCAGACTTGAGACGGGCACTTAGTACCTTGACTGGAGCCAGCCAAAGGTTGGGAACATCAACCATCCCGGCCGCAGAAACCTATCGCGGCTTGACCATCAACAAACCTGACCCCCGTGTCTGTCCGATGGCGCCCTTGGGTGGCGCCATCGGCAACAGTCTTGATCAGGGGCCGGCGCCTCACCGCTTGCCAACTGATCAAACCGATGTGGAATACACCAGGGTCACGGAATCGATGAGGCTGAATCCGCAGTAAACAGTATCTTGGCGCTTGGCTAAACAACCCGAGCGGACAATTTCTCTAATAGGTCCCGCAGCGCCAAGGATAGATTGGAATCGTTCTATCAAGCATCATATTGATGCTCTTGATTTCCAGTCCACAGACGTTTAAAGTCTGCGACGTCATTATAAAGCTGCTCCTTGAAGCTCAGAGCGGCCATTGGACTTGGGCAGTGAGGTCTTTCAGAAATTGCTTAGATTCGGCGGAACCATTGAGCAAAAAAGCGTTGTTGGTGGAAACAAGTAAACAAGAATAGGAAGGTTTAGGGGAAGAAGGAAGGCGCCCTTTGATCAATGTTCTCAAGAAATCTTGTTGCCTTCTACCACTGATGTCCCGGAGTTTATTAACACTGAAAGCGATAGCCCCACTTTTCGTTAGGCATGTCTGGGAACTGATTACTCCTTGAATGCGGCCAATGGCGATTTGCTGGGGTTTCGCTTGTAATGAGAGCAGTTTTGCATCACGCAGATACAACTCAGGCATGCTTCTGGTCAACTTGGCTGGATCAAGAGAATCCCAGGAGGCTAATGGTGTGAGCAGCAGCCATCCACTCGCTTTGGCAAAGCGCTGGCTAGATCCGGTTGCGTCATTACGCTGCAGCATGGTGGGCCTCTGAGGCGCAGTGGCGATGGAGTGTTCAGCTGATCGCCATGCTAAGGGCATGCTTTGAGGATTTGGTGGGGCAGGGAGTGGTGGTTGCTGCGGAAAACCAACCTGTTGAACGATGGCTAATCCAGCAGCGCCACACAACACAGCAAGCCACCGACGTTGTTGATCACGGTTAAGCTGTGTTGTTGAAGTTCTGCTCATGCGGCAAGTTCCCGATCGAGCAGTGTCAAGTAAATCCAGCCCGCCAGAAAGGCAGCTACTAGGGAAAACAGCAGCCCTCCGGTGCCATGAAAGAAGTCAAAAGCTGGAATTCCACTTTTGTTTGGCCAGGTAGTTAAGTAGGCCAACAGGGTAATTCGGAGGACATTAATTAAAACTGCAGTGAGGATGGCTCCAATTAGTGCCTTAAGAAGATTGGATCGATTATCCAGCGGGAAAACAAAATGAAAGATCACTATCATACTCATCGAAAAGACCAGCTGCTCAACTCCATTGCAAGGGGTTTCTACAGTCACGCCGCCCGAGCTGAGTAATATCTGTTTGCCGCTTAGGCTGCTCTGGAATCCGAGACCATAAAGAAATACCCAAGTGAGTAGGGCAGTGAGCCGGTTTAAGATAGGTGACGTTAGAATTTCGATTGCTCCGCTTAGTGGGAGCAGGAGGGAGATAAGCAGAGGTTTTTTAAACAGTTGCCAGTTCCCTGCAGGGCGGCTTAGCAAAGCCAATGCAACCAAGATTACTGGGAAAATTAGATATTTGATATAGCCATCCTGCTCATTAATGAGCCAGGGTGAAAGGCTCAATAGAAAAGCCAGAACAAGAGATCCGAAAATAAAACTGGCCGGGCTGGGTTTCGGCCATAGGTTGTGTAATTGATCTTCTAATGTGATGAAAACACCCAGCCAAAGGAGAAGATTGAAAATCTGCAAGTCTAGAGTTTGATGAGTAAACCATAGAATGCTGGAATTCCAGCAAAAAAGGATGGCAGCAAGAACGAGGTAAAGAGATCTGCGGTTGCTGATATGCCGCAGAAATTTGTTTGCCCTCGTGATGGCAAATACTAAGCTAGTTTGAATTTGGAGCTTAGAGTTTGTAGATGCCATAAAAGCCCCAGGCGTAGGTTATGGCCATCAGGCAGACACGCAAAGCGTTGCGTGCCAAATTCCATCGAGCTCCCGCAACCTGTTGTTCGATACTGAGGCGCAGTTGCTTATTTTTTTTCTTAAGATCTTCAAATAGCTCCTTTCGTTTGGCTGCGGTGTCGAGCTCAGTTGTGAAAAGAGAGGGAGCCAAGTTGGCCTGAAACTTCTTCCATTCTGCATCAATCACTTGGTCAGGAGCGCCTTGTATTCTTTGCTCGACTTCCTGGACTTGCTTGTCAGATCCGCTGATGACGGAGCTACTTTCTGCAGTAATCCTTTCTGTTGCCGCCAGGACTAGTAGCGCTTGCCATGTTGCCATCAGGACCAAACTGATTGCGCCCACTATGGCTAAACGCTTAATATTGAACTCAGTCTTGATTTGGTTAGCTATTGCTATGTCCTCGGAATTGCCTGATCTTTCCAGCTCTTCTGTGGTATAGAGCAGGATTTGAGGATTGGCCCCTGATTCCGTGAGGGCTTGCAGGTCTAGCCAAGCTGAATAGCGCAGTAAGCACATCCCCACCAGAGCAAGAGAGGCCGAATTCACAATGCTGTTGGAGAGGCCAAAGCCCCAGTCGGGCGACCTGAGATTCAAAGGGAATATATTGCTTGCAACGGCAAGTATAAATACTCCAATTAGCACTCGGCCGCAACGGCGTATGAGTTTGACATTGCCAAAGGAGTTGGACGATTGAGTCATCAGGGTTTGAATGAGGAAGTAATCTTATGGGTTTGCATGACCATACTGATTACTCTTTGTAATTGCTTATTGACCATGTTTTATATAATTCATATTTCTCCAGCTGTCAATAGCCTTTCAGGTTCTGCTCTGTTTTTGCTCTCGCTTGGCCGCTGGTGGTCACCAGCCGCTGATAATAGGCACTCTCCCAGCCGATTGAGCGTATGCGCTGCACCTAGGAGCTTGTCGCGCATAGATCAGCACCTGAGCTCTCCACAGTCGCCTGCTGATCTGCTCTGAACTCAGTGGCTGCAATGATTTTGGGCAGGGGAGTGGGGCATGGTCAAGCCCAAGTCCTTCCACCCCTGGAACCCCGAGCAGACGCTGATCTTCCCGCCCTTGTCAGGCGACAGCGAAAACTGAGCGGATGACCAAAAGCGGATGTCACTTGACAACGTTCGATTGAGCCTGTCGACGGAGGGCCAGCCTGGCTGAGTCAGGCGGGATGGAGGACCACGCTGTAGCGCGACCAGTTGGCGTCTGACGACACAGCCATCAGGCCTTCAAGGCGGGCCTGGGCAATCAGCAGGCGGTCGAAGGGATCCGCGTGGATGGCGGGAAGGCAGCCGGTTTCGATCACATGGGCGTCGCTGATCGGCAGCAAGGTGGCCCCGGCACTGAGGCTCTGATCGCGAAAGCGCGATGGATCCAGCGGCAGCTTGCCAAGACTCATCAGTGGCCGATCAGCCGCTGCACCTCGGCATCAGCCTCAGGGCTGAAGGCCCCATCGATGCTGGGCCGATCCAGGTGTGCCAGAACTCCGGCAAGAACTCCCAGGTGCTTCAGCCCACGGCTCTGAGCGCAGGGCACCAGCCGCACCTGGGGATCTCCATGGCTGGCGATGACCACGTCCTCTCCAGCCAATGCCGCCTTGACCAGTTTCGAGAGCTGGCTTTTCGCTTCGAGCCTGTTGACCTGCATGACAACCCGGCAACGCCTTGGCCAAGCTAGCCAAGGGCAGAGGCGGTGCCACCCGTTCACCCCTTGCCCAGCTCCATCAGCCACGCCTGGAAGCGCTCCAGATCCGCCAGTCCCGCCCGCACCGGCGGGCTGAGCACCGCCGGCCGCGACGCGGTGGCGATCGCCGTGCGAACCAGCAAGCACCGCTCCACGCCAGTGGAGAAGCTCTGGAGGCGCAGGGCGGCCGCGTCGAAGGTTTCACTGGTAGTGGTGCCGCCTTGCATCCGGCTTTCAAGCCGCTCGAGGCTGCCAACCAGCTCCGAAAGCTTGTCCCGCTCGATGCGCAGATCGAGCTGCAGATCGCTCAGTTGCCGCTGCAAGGGATCGAGGGAGGCCATCAGAGTGCGATGGCCCGCTCCCGGATGCGCTGCTGCCAGTGGGGCGGCAGGCTCTCCAGGCGCACCAGATCGATCGGTATGGCCGGATCCTGGCGGCAGGCCGCCAGGCTGTCGAGCTCGGCCGTGGCGGTGAGCAACGCCTCCGCCGGCAGACCGGCCACGGCCAGGTCGATGTCCGAGACGCTGTGGGTGCGGCCCTCGGCCACCGAGCCGAACAGCCAGATGGCCTCAAGGCCAGGCCAGCTCGCGCGCAAAAGAGCCGCGGCCTCAGGGGCCAGTCGGAGGGCCGCCTGCTCCCGGGCCTGGGCCAAGGCGATCGCCTCCTGCCAGCGCTGCTGCCAGAACAGGCGTTGGGAAGGGCTCACCACCATGGGTTGCTAATCAAGCCCTGCCGTTGCGCCTCATGCAGCCAGAGCCGCCACCAGCGCGGGATTGGCCTGCCAGCTGCAGGTCCCCTCCGTCACGGCCTCGATGCCCAGCTCGGCCCGCAGTTCCTCCAGGTTCTGCTCCATCCGCTCCTCCCAGATCACCGGGAACAGCGGCCGGGCCTCGGCGCCGATGTGCAGACCCTTGCTGATCATGCCGAAGGCGTAACCGGCGGTGCGGGCCTGCTCGGCCGGGGTTTCCAGCTCATCGATCGGCGTGTCGTTGCGGAACCAGTTGAGCAGCAGCGCCATCAGATCGGTGAAGGCCAGGCCCGGATGGGCGAACTGGGCCACGCTCAGGCTGATGACACCGAGTTCGCCGAAATTGTCGAGGCTGAAGCCACTGACGATGTGGTGGATGTCGTGGGTGGCATAGACGCGGTAGTTGATGTAATCGGCGTCGCTTTCGAGGTTGGCGTAGAACTCGGGTTTGGGGAAGAAGTTGATGTCGTACCCCATCGCCTCCAGCACCGTGGCGTAGGTGTGGCCCAGGGTGCCCTTCGGCAGGGCCTTGAGGGCGGCGGCGTCATAGGGGCCGCTCAGCCGCCGCTGCTCGATCAGGGCCACCGCCTCCGGGTTCCGCCCCAGCAGCGCCCGGCACACCTGCATCGGCTTCGACTGGCGCAGCCGGTGGGAGAGCAGGAAGACGTTGTTGGCCGACGCTCCGGCTCCGGCGGCCAGATCGGCGAGTTCCAGGAACGCGTGGATGTTGTCCTCGGTGGCGATCCGATCGAGGTAGCGGAAACCCATGGCGGCGGTGCGGGGCGGGGGGTGCACCCACGGACGCTAGACACGCCGCCCGGGCCGGCCCGCACAGGCGCCATGGAGACGCGGTGGAACGGGGCCCATCAGGAACTCAGCCGAATCCGTCTGCGGATCCGGCGGGCGACGGCAAAGGCGCTTCCCACCCCAAGCACGGGAAGGGGGGCCGGCACCGGCGAGACCGGTCCCTGGGGCTCACCAGCGACATAGACCCCCGCCCAGCTGAGGCTGTCCTCATCGGTTTCACCTTCGAGCGCCATGCTGGCCGCGAACGCGATCCGGCCGTTGCGGAAACCATCCCGCTCGAGTCCCACGGCCACGATCGGGATGCCTGCGGCCTGCGGATCGATGAGTCCGCCATCCATCCCGGTTTCAACGATGGTGCGGATGTCCGGGGTTTCGTCGGTGTCCGCGGCATAGAGACCGGACATCACCTCCTTGAAGACGTCGTCCAGGCCATCCACTGTCCCCAGATCGACGCCCTTGAAGGCGAGGCTGTCCTCATCGAGGGCCAGGAAAGCGGAGGAGCGCCAGCGGGCCAGCTCCTGATCGCCTTCCTCATCGCCCCCTTCCCCGACCCCAGGCGGGCGACCGGAGAAGTTCCAGGACAGGAAGGATGTGAACTGCTCACCGGTGCTGGCGATCAGCCTCGTGAGCTGGGAGGCGATATCGGTGACGAAGATGCCCTGATGGCGCGGAATCTCGAACTGGAAGTTGCCGTTGCCCACTCCACCGGTTTCGGGTTTCGCGGATTGCTCCTGGCAGTACTGAAGCCTCGCCTCGTTCCCGGAGGCCGCACAGGAGACCTGCTGGATGATGGTCTCGGAGCCCCAGGCGCCCCAGTAGGCCACGGAACGGCCATTGAAGGAGAGGACTTCACCGATGTTGGTGAGCCCGCCGGCATCCGTCAGATCGGTGAGGCCGCCGATGCTGGCCAGAGACGTGAGGGCCGTGGGATCTCCAAGTAGCGACGACAGATAGATGCCACCGACCGAGGGTACCTCTTCGTTGTCCACACCGAGAAACACCGCCTTGTTCAGCGCCGCGCTCGGTGGCGCGGTGGATCCGAAGTTGCGGTTCTGGGAATCACCGGGAATCGGCGTGGTGCTGTCGGCAATCAACCGGACAGGGGCCACACCGCCCTCGGCAACCAGATCGCGGAAGTACACCCCGGTTCTGCCCACGCCCTGGGCATCGGTCCAGTTGCCCTTGAAGACGACCGTGTTGTCGGTCACCGAAGGGGCACCGGGAAACTGATCGAACTTCAGGCCCGTCGGTCCGGTGGAGGACGGCACGCTGAAGTAGTTGAACGTGGCCAGTGCTCCGAGTTGACTGGCTCCGGTGATCAGGCTGCCCTGTGGGTTGCTGTAGATCCCCGACGTTCCCAGCGCGCCATCGGGCGACTGCCAGACAGGGCTGGACTGACCACGGAAGGCGACGGTGGTCGAAGCGTTCAGATCGATGCGCGGGAATGAGGGGAACTCGATGAAGGTCGCCCCCGTGTTGTTCGGAGCCGGCACGGGACCTCCTCGCAACGCGATCGCAAAGATCGGACGGGGCAGGGCGCCATTGAGGAGATCACGGGTGAAGATGCCCGTGGCCGGCTGCCCACCACTGCCACCCCGCCCCCGGGCCCTGAAGACCACAAGCCCGGAGCCATTGATGGACGGCGGGTTGTAGGCGTTGAAGAGACTGGAGGTGCCCGGAATCAGATCGGCATTGTTGACCACCGTCTCGAACCGGAACGGAGCCGCCTCGGCGGACGACGCCGCCGAGAGGATCACCAGGGTGCTGCCGAGAAGACAGGCCGTGCGCGATCGACCTCCCCCGAGGCGGATGGATGTGGATGCGAGGGATCGCCGCATGGGAAGGCCAAGCCAACACTCAGCGGATCTTCACAGAGGCGGATGCGCGTTCACGCGGCTGCTGCAGATGCGCCGCAGAAGTGGATGGCGATTCAACAATTCGTCGTCTTCAGCAACGCATCAATGCGGCGGGCCAGCTCCAGATCCAGGTTCGACAGTCCGCCGGTGTCGTGGGTGGTGAGGTTGATCGTCACCCGGTTCCAGACGTTGCACCACTCCGGATGGTGGCCCAGCGTCTCGGCCGCCAGGGCCACCCGGGCCATGAAGCCGAAGGCGGCCGAAAAATCAGCGAAGCGCAGCTCGCGGTGCAGCTTGCCCTCCCGCAGGGTCCATTGCGGCAGTTCCTTGGACAGGGAGGCGATCTGGGCGGGGGTCAGGGGTTGGGCGGCCATGGGGGAAGAAAGCAGGAGGTCATTCGCCGAGCAGATGCAGGCTGAGGCGGCGCCGGTGGGGTCGGGCCCGGTGCTCCCACAGGTACACCGCCTGCCAGGTGCCGAGTACGAGCCGGCCCGATTGGAACGGCAGCACCAGGCTGGTGCAGGTGAGCGCGGTGCGGATGTGGGCGGGCATGTCGTCGGGGCCTTCGTCGTCGTGCACCCAGGCGCGCCGCTCGCCCTGGCCGCTGATCGGCCGCACCCCCTCAGGGGGCACCAGGGCCCGCAGAAAGGCGGCCAGATCCACCAGCACCCTGGGGTCGGCGTTTTCGTTGATCGTCAGCGAGCACGACGTGTGCTGGCTGGCGATGGTGGCGCTGCCCAGCTGCAGCCCGCTGGCGGCGATCAGGCCATTGACGGCCGCGGTGATGTCATCGAAACCCTCGCCCTTGGTGGTGATCTCCAGCTGGCGGAGGGTCTGGCGCAACATCGGGCCCTCTGGCGATGATCAGCCGGTGACGGCCACCTGGAGGCCGGATCGCTGCTCCTCGATCGTGGTCAGGCGGCAGGCCTGGGGATCCCAGAGGATGTAGCTGAAGCAGCCGGGGATGTCGGCCAGCGACAGCCGCCGAACGCCGCTCAGCAGGTGGGCGTTGCGCCCATGGCAGGCCCGCAGCCGGTAGTTGGGGATCTTCGAGGAGAGGTGGTGGATGGCATGGCAGCCGATGTCGGCCGAGAACCAGTTGAAGATCGGCGGCAGCTCCAGATCACTGGTGCCCTCCAGCACCCCGGTCATCTCGCTCCAGCCGGCGGTGGCATGGGCGTAGGAGCCGGGGAAGTTGTGCTGCACAAAGAAGATGCAGATGAAGATCGCCGCCGCACAGGCCATCACCGGGGTGTAGAGCGACCAGAACACACCGGCACCGAGCCAGTGGGCCATCAGCCACCAGGAGCCGATCACGGCGATGTTGTTGGCCACCAGATGGCGGAATTCCCCGTTGGTGTACCAGTGCTTGGAGCGGTAGCTGGACAGGATCCGGCCCAGGCCCATCGGCTCCGGGCTGCGCAGGCAGGCCATCAGGTGGGGGAAGAAGCCCGCCACGCCCAGCAGCAGGGCCACCCGGGGCTTGATCACCAGGTAGAAGAAGCCACCGGGGAACAGCATCGCCGGGTGGCGCAGCACGCCATAGAACCTCTGCTGGCCGGGGCTGAGCGCCGCAAAGGCGCTGGCGGTGACCAGGGCCGAGGGTCCCTGGTACTTCTCCCAGTCACCGTTGTGGCGGTGGTGGTAGGCATGGCCCCGCGACCAGGGGTACTGGGGAATGGCGCTGAGCACCCCAAGCAGGAAGCCGAACACCTGGTTGGCCCGCCGGCTGCGGAACAGGGAGTCGTGGCCGCAGTCATGCATCAGCGAAAAGACGCGCGCCAGCAGCAGCACCATCACCACCATCGTGGGGATCAGCAGCAGCGGAGCGTGCTTGAGGCTCCAGTCGGCGAGCCACCACAGGGCCGCGTAGGGGATCACGGTGTTGGCGATCTGCCAGCCGCCGCGCAGATTCGAGCTGTCCATGAAGGACTTCAGCTCGAAATCGCCCCGTTTCGGCTGTCGAACCACGGCGGGTTCTGACAGGGTGGCTGGCGAGGTTCCCTGCGGCAATGCAAACCTTTGTTGATGTCGAACGATCCTAGGCACCGATCCAGTGCGGCGACAGCCGTGCTGGCGAAGGGAATCTCAATAGGATCTGTCACGGACTTGTGCGCCCAAGGTGAACGACCTGATCGTCGTGGGCAGTGGCCTGGGCGGCCTTTGTGCCGGCGCCATCGCCGCCCGCCACGGGCTGGATGTGGTGGTGCTCGAGGCCCACACCACCCCGGGCGGCGCCGCCCATGGCTTTCGCCGCGGCCCCTTTCAGTTCGAGTCCGGTCCTTCGCTGTGGAGTGGCCTGGGCCGCTGGCCCAGCACCAATCCCCTGGCCCAGGTGCTGCGGGCGGTGGGAGAAACCCTGCCCGTGGCCACCTACCGCGACTGGGGCCTGCTGCTGCCCGAGGGATCGCTGCGGGTGGGGGTGGGGCAGGGGCCGTTCCTGGCCCTGCTGCGCGAGTTGCGCGGGCCGTCGGTGGCCGAGCAATGGGACCGTTTCCTCACGGCCCTCCAACCCAGCTGCGACGCGGCCCGCTCCCTGCCCCTGCTGGCCCTGCGGCCCGGGGCGGGGCTGGCCACCACCCTCGGCGGCGGCAACGCCCTGCGCCTGCTGGGCCAGGCGGGGCGGCTGGCCAGCCTCGGGGGCGCCTTCGGGCCGATCGCCCGCCGTCACCTCAGCGATCCCTTCCTGCTGCACTGGGTCGAGCTGCTCTGCTTCCTGATCTCGGGCCTGCCCATGGACCAGACCA encodes:
- a CDS encoding PIN domain-containing protein, translating into MSLGKLPLDPSRFRDQSLSAGATLLPISDAHVIETGCLPAIHADPFDRLLIAQARLEGLMAVSSDANWSRYSVVLHPA
- a CDS encoding fatty acid desaturase is translated as MDSSNLRGGWQIANTVIPYAALWWLADWSLKHAPLLLIPTMVVMVLLLARVFSLMHDCGHDSLFRSRRANQVFGFLLGVLSAIPQYPWSRGHAYHHRHNGDWEKYQGPSALVTASAFAALSPGQQRFYGVLRHPAMLFPGGFFYLVIKPRVALLLGVAGFFPHLMACLRSPEPMGLGRILSSYRSKHWYTNGEFRHLVANNIAVIGSWWLMAHWLGAGVFWSLYTPVMACAAAIFICIFFVQHNFPGSYAHATAGWSEMTGVLEGTSDLELPPIFNWFSADIGCHAIHHLSSKIPNYRLRACHGRNAHLLSGVRRLSLADIPGCFSYILWDPQACRLTTIEEQRSGLQVAVTG
- a CDS encoding 4a-hydroxytetrahydrobiopterin dehydratase; its protein translation is MAAQPLTPAQIASLSKELPQWTLREGKLHRELRFADFSAAFGFMARVALAAETLGHHPEWCNVWNRVTINLTTHDTGGLSNLDLELARRIDALLKTTNC
- a CDS encoding type II toxin-antitoxin system Phd/YefM family antitoxin, translated to MQVNRLEAKSQLSKLVKAALAGEDVVIASHGDPQVRLVPCAQSRGLKHLGVLAGVLAHLDRPSIDGAFSPEADAEVQRLIGH
- a CDS encoding secondary thiamine-phosphate synthase enzyme YjbQ produces the protein MLRQTLRQLEITTKGEGFDDITAAVNGLIAASGLQLGSATIASQHTSCSLTINENADPRVLVDLAAFLRALVPPEGVRPISGQGERRAWVHDDEGPDDMPAHIRTALTCTSLVLPFQSGRLVLGTWQAVYLWEHRARPHRRRLSLHLLGE
- a CDS encoding archaeosortase/exosortase family protein; this encodes MASTNSKLQIQTSLVFAITRANKFLRHISNRRSLYLVLAAILFCWNSSILWFTHQTLDLQIFNLLLWLGVFITLEDQLHNLWPKPSPASFIFGSLVLAFLLSLSPWLINEQDGYIKYLIFPVILVALALLSRPAGNWQLFKKPLLISLLLPLSGAIEILTSPILNRLTALLTWVFLYGLGFQSSLSGKQILLSSGGVTVETPCNGVEQLVFSMSMIVIFHFVFPLDNRSNLLKALIGAILTAVLINVLRITLLAYLTTWPNKSGIPAFDFFHGTGGLLFSLVAAFLAGWIYLTLLDRELAA
- a CDS encoding nucleotidyltransferase family protein, with product MVVSPSQRLFWQQRWQEAIALAQAREQAALRLAPEAAALLRASWPGLEAIWLFGSVAEGRTHSVSDIDLAVAGLPAEALLTATAELDSLAACRQDPAIPIDLVRLESLPPHWQQRIRERAIAL
- a CDS encoding Coq4 family protein; this encodes MHPPPRTAAMGFRYLDRIATEDNIHAFLELADLAAGAGASANNVFLLSHRLRQSKPMQVCRALLGRNPEAVALIEQRRLSGPYDAAALKALPKGTLGHTYATVLEAMGYDINFFPKPEFYANLESDADYINYRVYATHDIHHIVSGFSLDNFGELGVISLSVAQFAHPGLAFTDLMALLLNWFRNDTPIDELETPAEQARTAGYAFGMISKGLHIGAEARPLFPVIWEERMEQNLEELRAELGIEAVTEGTCSWQANPALVAALAA